DNA from Elaeis guineensis isolate ETL-2024a chromosome 2, EG11, whole genome shotgun sequence:
ATGAGGTGACACTCTGTCACATCATTGACCAACCTTTCTTGAATTACACCACCTGCTCCACTGGGTCTCACCAATCGCTCCACCATGTAGGATAAAGAACTTTTTGCATGACAAAGCTGCCACCCATATGACTCTTCCAAAAtacaaaaatattccaaacaaatatgTAAAAGCAGATTATAAAACTAAGTAACAAAAAGCAAGAGAACCAAATACCATCAAGATAaaacaaataataataaaaaaaagtaaaCATAAGAACAGAAAACACAAAACCAAATTTGTTAAGTAAAAATAGAGGTAAACAATGAACACAAAACAGAAGATAGAATTAAAAAGAAATGATAgaaccaaatttttaaaagagatATGCTATGCGGCACTAAACATACATAGTATTTATGTGCATTGCACAAGCAAGCTTAGTAAATCATTTATGGTTAATAAGATTGCAATCAGCAACTAAATCGTCACTTCTTAATCATGCATGACACATGCTGAGTTCAAATTTACAAAACCTAATCTTACAGAAATTTTCCACTtaaaaaatctaatatttttttgggatagaaTGTTTTCCAGGTACAGTTTTAAAGCTGCAACTCTATAAAATATGACATAATTAACATATTTAAATACatccttttttattatttttaacatCCACATTTAAAAATATATGGATTACATGTGTCTGTAAAATACTTAAAATTTATGATAATCTAAAGCAGAGTGTCAGTAGGTATCAAAAATATCACATCACGGCTATAGCTTGACACGTTATAAGAAAAAAGCCAATTGCCTAAAATAACCATAAAAATCAAATTACTAAAGCAAAATAATAAGATCTTGGATTTTCCAAAAACCAAATGCCTCATAAGTGTCTATATATATAGACACGCACAcacgcacacatatatataaaagCAATATCAGTAACTGCTAGAGAAAGTAAAGGTATGCTGCAACCTTCAGTTCTAATAAACAGACCACTTTTAACCATAAAAAACAACATGAAGGACAGATCAAGATGATGTAGAAAATGGCTGATATAATCACAAACATCTGATGGTATATTGGATTTCCCAATATATGACAccttaaaataaaaaagtaaaaaaaaaagccaaTTACATAAAATAACCAGAAAAATCAAATTATTAAAGCAAAACACTAAGATATTGGATTTCCCAATAACCACATGCCTCGAAGTTTTAAAAAAATGCAATATAATTAACTGCTGCAGAAAGTAAGGACATGCTAAAGCCTTGGGTTCTAATAAACATATCAGTTTTAACAATAAATGAAAAACATGAAGAATAGATCGAGATGATGTAGCAAAGAGTTGTTAATTAAAGATGCAAATGCAAGAGAACCCATCAGATGGTACACGGCACAAAGTTTTGATGGAAAATACACCTGCAAGTAGGTTAATGGGTAACATGTTATACCGGCCAACACAATGTCAAACAAAGCAATATAAAGTATCCCTGCAATTAGGCCTTGCTTTGGGCCTAGATACATTCTTGATTCATactataaatcaaatcaaaatttgccATAAAATTTGGTCAAATTTGCATTAGTGTCTTATCTGAAGTATCTAAATAAGAAATCAACCAAAGAAGAGCGGTAAAAAAGAGCTGACAATATTAAAAATCTAATACAAGAAACGAAATCAAGACGCCCGCAGTCCACAAGAAAATTCCACACACTTACCTCCAACACGACCTTAGGATGAGTAGAAGCCTGGCCCTTCTCACCAGATAGCTGGATAAAACgagaaaaatccaaaaaatcttggaatccaagaatctaaaattacaAAGAAGGGGTGTTTACAAGTTGATTACACTCACCAAGAAATGGTGTCCCCAATCCTTCTCCAAATAGTGCCGATCTTTAAAGAACTACGGCCAAGAATCTTGGATCAATCGCACACGGAAGAACCATAGAGAAAGGAAGGAAAAGAGACAGACAAAGAGACCTTATCCTGGTGGTTTTTGTAGAAGGTGTTCCAAtacttgatagggtttctctcatgCTTCTGGTACTTTGGATCCCCCGGTCGTTCGAGGAGATGAAAGGCTTGAAGCGAAGCGGAGGACAGAGCGACGTCTACAGGTAGAGCACCACCGAGACGGAGAGGAGATAACAATCGCTGGCAGCAATGGCGGTGGAGGAGATGGAGAGCGGACGACATCTCGGGTTCGCCCTTGGCACCTCGCTCCAACGTTCGCATCTCCCACTGCGCGGTACCCTATATATGTGTAGGCTAGTTACCAGCTGCATCATCGATATTTTCCGACTCCACAATTATTTTTTTACGAAAATTCTTTTATATGTAATATTATCTAGtttaattaatgaatgaattactTAAAAGCCCCTCAATTGCCACCTTGTAGACATGGACAGGCCGACTATAGTCAATACGTCGAAATATTAGTTGTAATCCCTGTTGAAGTACATTATATATTAGTTACAGATCCTCGGTTAGATCTTAACATAAAGTCGGCAATAATTGCCGACTaactaaaaaaatcaaattactgAAGAGAACCCGGCGCACGGTGTACTTAATGCATTCAGATTCGTGTCCCGCATCGGGCTGCCAGCGGAGTGGGCCCGCACAAGATTCACATGTTGCCGTTGCGAAGCCGTTTTCTTTGTTTTATGCGGGCCGACTCCCACGGCGGTTCCATAACTTCATCTTTGATCCAGCGGGCAGCGGCCCATCAGACGCGCGGCGTTCATtcgctctctctgtctctctctgagTCTCCAGCAAGACTCCCTGAGGAGTGGTAGATCTAAAGATCCCGAAGCCCCTCCCATGGAGATCGAGAAGAGGAACCCGGGAggcgtggaggaggaggaggaggccatcatggcctccagcctcctccccctctcCGGGGCTTCTCAGCAACCCTACGTCTCCGAACTCCTCTCCTTCACCCTCGATCGCCTCCACAAGGTCCATTTCCttgcctcttccttctctctctctctctctctctatatcgcATTCTTTGGCAACACCGATCTCAAACTACCCTAGATCTGGTCATGGATTCTCAGGAGCCGGAGCTTCTCCGCGTGGATGCTGAGCGAATTCGGAGGCAAATGCAAGAAGTGGCCGTCGGTAATTACCGGGCATTCATCGCCGCGGCTGATGCCCTTTCCTTCATCCGGGTGCAGCTCACCGACTTCGATAAGCATCTCGAGTCCTTGGTACCTTTTAAAACTTCGGACCTCGTtaacttcttctcctctttctttgtttttctatTCTTGATTCAAGAATTGTTGTTCATACGGATGCCGGAATCAATTAAGCCTTTTCAAGAATTCAGGTTATCTTGGAAGGGCAACTGCAAACAAGAAACGGAGTAACTTAACAAAATAGGGTTTTTCTTTATCGTTTATAGATACTGACACCAAATTGCACCTCCAAGTAGAAGCCTGCATGACTTGTGCTTAAATAGCAATCTAGTTAAATTGGGAACTGTTATGAAATTATAAATTCAATTTTCTTAAACAACACGTTATCAAAGTTTGATTCTCTATATGTATAATAGCATTTACTGAAGAAAAGCTAACATGTTATTTATGCCTGCAAGTTTATGCGGTAATTATATACTTGTGTGATAATCACAAGAGATTGATACTTCCAAGAGATTGTACCCCAAAGCACTTTTGATCGGATCTTGACAGTTGTTATCTACTTATCGCAGATAATGGAGATTCCAAATCTTACATCTGGTTGTACTGAATTTATTGATTCCGCACAGCAAATTTTGGAGGAGAGAGAGCTTAATCAGACATTACTTGCCAATCACAGTACCTTGCTTGACCTGCTTGAAATTCCACAGCTAATGGACACGTATGTGCTTGATTCCTAAACAGTCTTTCCCTAAGATTTCGAATAGCTGTCTTGAATtcaagttgattatgtttcacttCTTCCTTGGAGAAAGATGATCAAACAATTCCCAATCTATTAAAATGCTAAATGAGGTCTCATTGCTTGTAGCTTGAGTCTTTGCAAATTCTCATGATTTTACCTTTTATGGTACTTAGGAATAATTATGGACTGTAAATTTCAGCAAGTGCATTTTTTGCATCTTTTACTGCTTTCATTGTTGGACACAACATACTATTCCATCGAGGTGCCTTCTTCAGCATATGgggattttttaagaaaattatatatatatatatatatatatatatatatatatatatatatatatatatatatatatatatatatatatatatatatatatatattgtcatTGGATTTAAGGTTTTTGGATCTTGCCTATGTTACTAATTTGTCTGGATTTTcttgtttttcattttttattttttcattttcttttttatttattttttccatCAGATCATTCGCTGAAACTTGACATTAATTTAGATAAACTGGTAATCAAATATAAGATTGGTTTGATGATTGTTATGCGATGGCCACGTGCATCCATTAACCAGAGGAGGCTAATTTGAAAACAAGTCTAGTTATGATTGGTGAAATAGCTTTTATTTTTGTGTTGCTCTCTAGAGTAAGAAAAGATAAATGGTGACTATTGTCCCTCCCAATGTTGGAGATTTAAACTTATATGGCCAACCCAAGATAACCAGTTCAAGGTTCTGctgattgctgtttatgaattttcCTTCATTCTTATTTTTCCAGTCCACCTGCTATTGAATCTTTTAATCAATGCTCATGTTTGTTTTGGAAGAAATATAGCTATATACAGTTTGATAATATGGGCATTAGTTGATGGTTGGTAGCTTTTTGAGTAAATTTAATTCCTTAAGTAAGAGATGGTACCTGGTGTGACAGACCAAGATAATACTTGTTTTCTCTTTACTTTAATTAAGCTGATGGCTTTGTTTATTCTCATGTCATGCCATGATCTTAGGACATATACTTCCATTGCATTTCCCATTCTCACGTGCAAAACACATGCTTTAGGTCCCATAGGATTGTAGCTTTGGTTGTTCCATTCTTTTGTTTAGTCTTTACATGAatattattttctctctcttttttcttattttagttATGAGAAAACATCTTGCTTGCAGAGTTTATTTCTGGCAGATGATTTTCATCACCTATTTACTAGGTTCATTTTGATCTAGATTGCCACAATATATTGTTTATTTAGATTGTTTAATTACATGTACTTATAAAATTGTTCCTTTTGTTTGTCTGGTTGAAGTCTACTTAAAAAAACAATCCAATTTTGCTTCACAGATGTATTAGGAATGGTAACTATGATGAGGCCCTTGATTTAGAAGCTTTTGTTCAAAAGCTGTCAAAGATGCATGCTGAGTAAGTCCCTTTTGCCTATCGAGGCCAAGTGCCTACATCTTGCTTTTTGATAATTAAAACTGTTCCAACCAATACTGTCTTTAGCTATAGATGCCATGATAATAGCTAGCATTTGATACTTGGCATCAAGGTTACCTGTCATTCAGGCACTAGCTATGGAAATCAGGAAGACAACACAATCTCTACTATCTCAGCTTCTTCAGAAACTTCGATCTAATATTCAGGTAGCCTGTATAGCATGCTGAAAGCCTTGAGTCTTCCTTATAGATGCCTGCAATAATAAGCTTCTCATATTATATTCTACCTGAGATTAATGTTTTGAAGGATTTACTTTGACTCCAAAagcatttcctttttttttttttcaatggatgTGTATAGCTGAGCTTTCTTGATGGTGTGCAGTTGCCTGAGTGTCTCCGTATTGTTGCACATTTGCGGCGTATGGGAGTATTCAGTGAATCTGAATTGCGTTTACAGGTGTGTTCAGTATTCAGTCATATTCATTTTTTGGTTTATCGTGTGTCTTCAGTTATTCCTGCAAAACAGGAAAAAGTTCCTTGCAAACTAGATTAGAGCTAAAGCATCTTATAGCTAATTAAATTGTTCCAATGTTTATGTTCAGCCACACTATTGGAAGTATGATGTCTTATTAATGTTCTTGGCCATCATGGATTATGGGTTTCTGATGATTTTCAGAGTCATGAGTGGCAATGATAGGAATTTCATCATCAGGCCTTAAAAGATGTAGACGTACTGCCTATACTGAGTAACATTTTTAATCCTCTGACTGTAGTTAAATGATGGGAATAGTTGAATTTAGATTAGGATGATAGGTTACCATCCATAATCACAGGTACTGATAAAAAAACTGAAGTAACCATATACTTTATGACAGAACTGCTATGTGATTTTTCTGCACATTTAATTGCCGTTCATCTGTTAGTGACCATCTCTTTTGTGGGCAGTTCTTAAGATGTAGAGAGGCATGGCTTTCAGGCATTCTTGATGACTTGGATCAGAGGAAtgcatatgaatatttgaaaggaaTGGTAAATTGCCACAGGATGCATCTGTTTGATGTTGTTAATCAATACAGAGCAATATTCAACAATGATAAGTCTGGGAGCGAGGAGATTTATGATGGTGGACTTCTTTTTAGTTGGGCTATGCATCAAATTAAGACTCACCTTAGCACTCTGGAGCTTATGCTTCCCAAGATCACTGATGGTGGATCACTGTCAAATATACTTGATCAGTGCATGGTGAGAATTTTTCTATACCTTCTAAACAGACCACCATTTTCCACACCACCACATGACTTCTGGACTGCACGAAACACAGTCATTTATATAATTGTACGACAATGCCTCTAATTGTCAGAGATGAAACTAGTTGTCATTGCCTTTCCTGTAGACTTAGTGTTGATAGTCAAGTTGTTGTCTTCTCTGCAGTATTGTGCGATGGGTCTTGGCTTGGTTGGATTGGACTTTCGAGGCTTGCTTCCACCACTTTTTGAAGAGTAAATGAACATATACATTTTTCTCCAAACAATTTATGAGATCGTTTTAAGTATTTTGTTAGTTTCATTTTAGAACTGACATTCTTTCGTCTCTTCAGTGCAGTTGTTAACTTATTCTCTAAGAATATGAACACAGCAGTTGAAAATTTTCGGGTATGCTTGCAACTGTACAAAATTTCATTCATGAAGTATTGTGTTATTTATTGATCATGGCTAATGGTCTTGCTATTTCTTTCTATCAACTAGCCAACTGGCAGACCTTATCCCTTCTCATCCGTTTACCCAAATTCAAGTCCTTATCGTCAGCAGGGCATCCTTAGGTCTTTATTACCCATCCTTTTATGGTGGTTGGTCCTCCATTATTTGAATTGCACCTACTTGTGCAAGTCCAGCAGTTCGACTAACACATTTCAATCTCCATCCTTTCTGGATTTGTGAATCAAAAACTGGAGTCTATTCACCTTTTACATTCATATCGTGCCTAAACTCTCTTTATTACCCAACATTTGAATCCAGACAAAACTATAGGTGCTTGTGATAACATCATACGATTCTTTTTTGATTCTCAAAGGTATTCAATGATCCAATGACATTGCAGATGCACTTGTATACTTCACCTACTATGTTGCCATTCTTTTaaactcttatttttctctcctatTTTGTCTGCAATCCTATTAAATACAATTCATGatcctcattttttttattagtatATCCAAAATAGAAAATTTTACCATGTTTGGAGCATTTGTTAATTGGTAGCCATCACTTTTAATGGAGGTTCATATTCATTTCCATACCACTAGAAATGTGTTCTCCATTGTTTACTGGTATCTGCACCCTTATCCCTATGTCTCTTTCCGTAATTCCATTTTAGCGCATCTTACCAATCAACACCATATCACCTGTACTAAGTGTAATCTCATTTATTACCAAAGCTAGGAAACATAGTGCAAGGTTGAGCTCTTGTGGAGTCTGCCAAATAGAAGGTTACTTTAGATATCCTAACTACTTTTAAGTTTTGATGATAGTCAATCTCAATATCTGCATTATGCTTTTTATAGATTTATGTAAACAATTACTCTAGCTGAAGCACCTTCCAgccccttttttcctttttcgcCTTCCTAGCAAAATCCTGACCAGATTTTGAATATTACTATCATTTTTTCTGTATTGTCTATTCAAGTCAACAACTTGAGAGACTTATGAGCATACAACTTCAATCTCCATTTTTCAATATTAAAGTTTCTTGTTGACAAATCTTTTAGTTCCTAGAATGGTCATAGTAATTCAGCACAATTTTTGTCTTTATAAAATTTGTCTCATCATCATAATTTTGACCTTTGCCTTTATTAGATTGTCCTAGATTCACATCGCTGGGTTCCCTTGCCATCTGTTGGCTTTGCAGCCAATGGAGTGATTGATGAAAGCCATGATGATGTGACTCCACCTTCTGTTCTAATGGAGCATCCACCTATTGCTGTGTTTGTTAATGGTATGTACTTTCTATATATGATTCTGCTTGGTCCAGAATCGATTCTATTCTCTTGCTATATGTCATGCTTTATGCTAGTACCGGACAAATCTAAAGGTATCATGTAAATGGCATGCACTGGCATTGAGCCATCAAGTATCTGAAGTAGTTTATAGGATCGATTCAGGAGGAAGTGCTCCAGTAATCATTTTTTCTATTGggtaacatattttttttataaagactATTTCATAATAGATGCTGTCAGTCCCGGTCTTTGTCTAGATGAAGGTGGAGGATTGATGTTAGGTTGACAGCCAATTGTATAAAGCgtgtcaaaaattataataaagtgtTAGAATAAGCCCCCAAATAGTTGGAATAAGATCTGATCATTTTGGTTTTGGTTATGTAAACTAAAAAAAAGTGACACATTTGAACTTTTATATCAAAACAAACTTTACATCCAAACTCATCCTAATCATGCATGCTAGACTTCTCAAACATAGATGGAGAATCTGAAATGTACACACTCACATCAGCTCTCGTAACATAAAATCAGATAAGAATACATAGTATGGAGTCAAATCAGATAGTCTAACTCAAAGTAAAATCAGATAAGAATACATAGTATAGAGTCAAATCAGGTCAGGATTGTAGGTTGGGTTAAAAATTGCAACCTTTGATGGAGGAGCAGTTTGAAAGAATGGTTATGCTCTACATTAAGGGAGAACATAGTGGTTACCATGGTGGTTGAAAGATAGACCGAACATGGTTTTGAGGTGATGGAGAGGCAAGGATGCAGCAGGGAAGGGTAGAGAATAAAATTGTGAGCCTTGTGTCACCAGCAGAAATTCATCAAAAGTAATGTTTGGTGTGGTAATGGCATGGGACGGTTGCATCATCAAGACTTGAGTGTTTAGATGATAAGCAAGTAAATTTTGCCTATAAATTTAACTTGGGGACAACAGAGGTATGGTGgtgaaaaatagagaaatttAGGTGCAGTAGTGATGGGTGATGAAATGAAAACCATGTAGGGTGTTTGGTGACATCTAGATAGTTATCAGACAGTAACAAATAAAGTAAATAATATTGACTTTCTCTTGATCATTGATTATTGTTATATGAACATGATGGACATTTACACTAGATGGTTATATGTTGCAAGCAATAGATATATATGGTTCTGTATGTATGAATTAAAATCTTAGAGGTTTTATATGGTATCTGTAATTTTCTAGGTCTGAATTAGAGAAAATACCCTCTTTATCAAATTTATAGTTTTCATATTCCATCCATGACCAAGAACATATCAAATATTGACTGTTTTTCTTGGATATTTCTGAAATTATGAAAATCTGCTTTTCCTTCTACAATTAATTAATTTTTGTTCAATGTATTCAAGTTAGTCTTGATGGAGaacaaattatatttatttaaatttaaaaacagTCCATGCATACATGCAATTGTGAGTTTCATTCCCCTTCCTGCCTCGACCACTAATGATGTCAGAATTATTCAAAAACctctattttgaaaattatgaatTGTAATCAAAGTACATGCTTAGGCACTTGTTCACTGATCTAGGTTATAACCATAAGCTAATCTTATATGACTGTTATCGGAAAGCTATTGCTTTTTGATTTCTCTATGTTGTCTTCTGGCAGTTACTGTGAAACAGGATACTGTACTTCTATACGTGGTTCACCAAACCGACCCAAACCAAGTGGTTCAGGGTGTGTTGAATTGTATTGGCCTATCAGTATGGTTCCAGTATGGAATCCAGAACactgaaggaaagagaggaagagagagagaggggggaaggagAGAGAAAGCCCATTAGAGGGCCGCAAGTGACCGTGGTGCATGCGAGAGGGTGaactagagagaggaagagagagagagagagagatggggagggggggagggaggggggaAGCCGGCGATGGCCGTCGAAGGGCCAGTGAGGCCCCCGAAGAGCCCTCTCCTTCTGTACAGTTGAAGCAGGGGCAAATCGCCCCTATTTCCATCATGAAATTGCGATCTTTTTTTTTCACAGCTTCATAATGAAGTTGgcaagcagcaaaaaaaaaaaatcaattgtgATTTTGCGATAGAAACAAGGGGGAGTGCTCTTCGGGGGCCTCCCCAGCCCTCTAAGGGCCACCACTGGCCACAGCCGGCTGTTCTTGTCCTTTTTCCCCTctgtctctcttcctctctttttctctctttggtTCACCCTCTCTAGCGCACCACCCCAAGACATacactctctctttttctctctggttctccctcttctccattttttttgTTGTATTGGTTCAGACCCGATATGGAGGCATATACCAAACCGTACCACCGGCCGGCCAGCATGGAGTCCGGTTTCGGTTCAGCGAATCTTGTTTTATATTTTCTACCCGAAATTATCCATTCATGACTTGCATAAGTGAGCACAATGTGTAAGTCTTAATTAGGACATGTCAAAAAATTTGTTATTTGTGAAACTAATGTTAATCACTTGATTAATTCAAATCCTTATTAGTGTCTGTCTAGGCTTATATGCAAGGGAAATCTTATTCATCCATCTTGATGAACCAATATTGTCATAAATAAATCCATCTGCTCTAGAAGTGAATCCCCTTCAACTTTTTCTTCACTTCTTCTAGGGGTAAACAAGAACATGCTGcacattttaatttaaaaaaaaaaaaaagaaaaaggaaaagtaaAGGGAGTATTTTCTTGAGTTGACAATCAGCATGTATCTGCTGCTACATGAGATGGTGGAGTTTCTTCCCATTTGGTTGTCTGTTGGGGTGGTTAAAGTTGTATATGTTAACCTTCTGGCCTCAAAATGTCATAGAGTTCTGATCTGATCGTAACTTTGGTTGTTTTCCTCTAGGCTTTTTGCGATGTAGATAATGCTGCCATGACCATATACATTTCTATTCATCTAATAAAAACTAATGCTTTTAAACCAAGTGGATATAATGATTAATGGTGCAAAAGGGGTTGGCAGAGTTTTCAGAAAATTGTTCAGCATGTCACTATCTGTAGTGAAAGTTCTTAATACAAAAGTAAATGTGGATGCAAGAGTACTCCTATTAGAGTGTCTTCCAAAGAAAAAACCTGTCTGAAACTGGATGTGTATCAATCATTTATGTGCAGAGCATCTTGTGGTTTTCTTTGTGATGGGTGAAACCGGAAAATTACATGAAATTGACCTGTAATCTTGTAGTTTATCTTGCATGTTTTccataatttaaatttgatcaataTTTTTTGCTCTTTGGTTTGGAGATCTCGAGccacatatttttttcatttctttcatcTTAATGCAGGTGTTTCAGCGGCAATGAATGAATTACGACCTTGTGCCCCAGTGAGCCTAAAGCATGTTCTGGCTCGGGAGGTTGTCAAGGGACTACAGGCTGTTTCTGACTCTCTAGTTAGATACAAtgctattcgagtgctccatggGAATGAGTCCACTCTTTTCCGTTCACTCTGTCAAGCATTCATCGAGGTTACCTGATCTTTACATAGATTTTAATTTCTGATCTTTACATACTTTTTCCCAGctcatgacttttttttttttccttcctttttatgGTGTATGGGGGGAATGGGGCTATATATAGGTTGCCTATCCTTATTGTGCAACTTGCTTTGGTCGCTGCTATCCTAATGGAGCAACCTTGGtcatagaatgtaggagtatgtTTGATGGTGTCAGCCAACTATTGACGATCTCCCCTGTTAAAGCAGTTAAAAACTCTGTAGAGAATACAGAAGTGAAGCAAACAACTGAAAATGGTGGTGCTTTGGTGCTTGATAATGGAAGTCCA
Protein-coding regions in this window:
- the LOC105057472 gene encoding LOW QUALITY PROTEIN: tRNA(Thr) (cytosine(32)-N(3))-methyltransferase (The sequence of the model RefSeq protein was modified relative to this genomic sequence to represent the inferred CDS: deleted 1 base in 1 codon); its protein translation is MRTLERGAKGEPEMSSALHLLHRHCCQRLLSPLRLGGALPVDVALSSASLQAFHLLERPGDPKYQKHERNPIKYWNTFYKNHQDKIGTIWRRIGDTISCYLVRRARLLLILRSCWRVIWVAALSCKKFFILHGGAIGETQWSRWCNSRKVDLCSVHVGCGAGNTLFPLLAAFPDVFVHARDFSPFAIALVKIFMLSAVSPMKMPLALQNVRNVLKPSGTLLFRDYAMGDFAQDKLAKKGQIISNNFYVRGDGTCAFYFSKIHCQPCLKEMASTLWKSVCTANRL
- the LOC105057382 gene encoding conserved oligomeric Golgi complex subunit 8, with translation MEIEKRNPGGVEEEEEAIMASSLLPLSGASQQPYVSELLSFTLDRLHKEPELLRVDAERIRRQMQEVAVGNYRAFIAAADALSFIRVQLTDFDKHLESLIMEIPNLTSGCTEFIDSAQQILEERELNQTLLANHSTLLDLLEIPQLMDTCIRNGNYDEALDLEAFVQKLSKMHAELPVIQALAMEIRKTTQSLLSQLLQKLRSNIQLPECLRIVAHLRRMGVFSESELRLQFLRCREAWLSGILDDLDQRNAYEYLKGMVNCHRMHLFDVVNQYRAIFNNDKSGSEEIYDGGLLFSWAMHQIKTHLSTLELMLPKITDGGSLSNILDQCMYCAMGLGLVGLDFRGLLPPLFEDAVVNLFSKNMNTAVENFRIVLDSHRWVPLPSVGFAANGVIDESHDDVTPPSVLMEHPPIAVFVNGVSAAMNELRPCAPVSLKHVLAREVVKGLQAVSDSLVRYNAIRVLHGNESTLFRSLCQAFIEVAYPYCATCFGRCYPNGATLVIECRSMFDGVSQLLTISPVKAVKNSVENTEVKQTTENGGALVLDNGSPADGQDSSVANTDQNDTGSVPAETQSSV